A portion of the Andreesenia angusta genome contains these proteins:
- a CDS encoding thiamine-binding protein, with amino-acid sequence MNASIAIQVLPKVETDSEVCRIVDQVIAHIEQTGLSYYVGSFETTVEGEFEELMELIKECQYIAVKSGCPSVMSYVKISFKPEGGILTIDQKVSKHHR; translated from the coding sequence ATGAATGCAAGCATAGCGATACAGGTACTTCCGAAGGTGGAGACAGACAGCGAGGTGTGCAGAATAGTAGACCAGGTGATAGCACATATAGAGCAGACTGGTCTAAGCTACTATGTTGGATCGTTCGAGACGACAGTGGAGGGAGAGTTCGAGGAGCTTATGGAGCTGATTAAGGAGTGCCAGTACATAGCTGTAAAATCAGGATGTCCGTCTGTTATGTCCTACGTGAAGATAAGCTTCAAGCCGGAGGGAGGCATCCTGACAATTGACCAGAAAGTTTCAAAGCATCATAGATAG
- a CDS encoding 4Fe-4S binding protein, translating to MKSLSKTELARKIVQLAFFAAFPGIFVAVYSGIKSLYMGIFHQTADISEFFPEVALAVMVVLATVFLGRFFCGWMCAFGALQDWIFELAGMFRKRKTKVPAGVDAALKKLKYAVLLLAVIFIWTIEMSPALGYNPIDAFGVISSDPGIESLKLLFESFLPGTVIMIIILLTSAFIERFFCRYLCPTGAIFALGSRLRMIFIRKNREECSSSSCKLCTNNCSMGIDMSKHDEIHSGECIDCLKCIDACRKSNTRLTVLGKEANHLAVVLVSVALISGVILGGNSILKKSLETKNAETDTPIGTSEKETSESSGYSEDSEVKEEPAETAEPEGIYKDGIYEGTGIGFRGETRVSVVVENGLITDIEVLDSQDDEKFLVRAESGVVGSIIDTQSLEVDAVSGATYSSDGIMEAVKDAVE from the coding sequence ATGAAAAGTCTATCAAAAACAGAGCTTGCAAGAAAGATAGTTCAGCTGGCGTTCTTTGCAGCTTTTCCAGGGATATTCGTGGCGGTTTACTCGGGGATAAAGAGTCTTTATATGGGGATATTTCATCAGACGGCGGATATTTCGGAGTTTTTTCCAGAAGTTGCGCTGGCTGTGATGGTGGTCTTGGCCACAGTTTTTCTGGGAAGGTTTTTCTGCGGATGGATGTGCGCATTTGGGGCGCTACAGGACTGGATTTTCGAGTTGGCAGGGATGTTTAGAAAGAGAAAGACGAAAGTTCCAGCGGGGGTAGATGCTGCGCTGAAAAAGCTTAAGTATGCAGTTCTTCTGCTTGCCGTGATATTTATATGGACGATTGAGATGAGTCCGGCACTGGGATATAATCCGATAGATGCTTTCGGGGTTATTTCATCTGACCCAGGGATCGAAAGCCTGAAGCTTCTATTTGAAAGCTTTCTACCAGGAACTGTAATCATGATTATAATTCTGCTGACATCGGCATTTATAGAGAGGTTTTTCTGCCGATACCTCTGTCCAACGGGGGCTATATTTGCACTGGGCTCAAGGCTCAGGATGATATTTATAAGGAAAAATAGGGAAGAGTGCAGCTCAAGCTCTTGCAAGCTGTGCACAAATAACTGCAGCATGGGGATAGATATGAGCAAGCACGATGAAATACACTCTGGAGAGTGCATAGACTGCTTGAAGTGCATAGATGCTTGCAGAAAGTCAAACACAAGGCTGACAGTTCTCGGCAAGGAAGCAAATCACCTTGCGGTGGTTCTTGTTTCAGTGGCTCTGATTTCAGGGGTGATATTAGGAGGCAACTCCATCCTGAAAAAAAGCCTTGAGACGAAAAACGCCGAGACAGATACCCCTATAGGGACTTCAGAAAAAGAGACTTCAGAAAGCTCCGGTTACAGCGAGGACAGCGAAGTTAAAGAGGAGCCTGCTGAAACAGCTGAGCCTGAAGGAATCTACAAGGATGGAATTTATGAAGGCACCGGAATCGGGTTCAGAGGAGAGACAAGAGTATCTGTCGTAGTAGAAAACGGTCTTATAACCGACATAGAAGTTTTAGACAGCCAGGACGACGAGAAATTTCTGGTGAGGGCGGAAAGTGGGGTTGTGGGATCTATAATAGATACGCAGTCTTTGGAAGTGGATGCTGTTTCAGGAGCTACCTACAGCAGCGATGGCATAATGGAAGCTGTAAAAGATGCCGTTGAGTAG
- a CDS encoding cation:proton antiporter, which translates to MNSSRFLLDLSFILISTKALGLLSRKVHMPQVVGALIAGLILGPSVLDAVMDTDFIKQTAELGVILILFAAGLKVDLYKIKSSGKTALLVAMLGVLFPMVMGFIVSYVFMLGLDSASIMRNIFIGTILTATSVSISVETLKEMGKLKSEVGTAIVTAALIDDVISIVLLAAISGFASGSSSSGLWSLMAGVLVKIVAFFVFSGIVGLAFHKVFQTYSDGLSKKRRFPIIALSFCFMMAFISEHFFGIADITGAFIAGVVFFNTDQSEYIYERVDELSYLYLTPVFFASIGISSNLKSIDSKMIYFGLMLLLIAIVSKVIGCGLGAKISGFSNSDSLKVGVGMSARSEVALIVANSGVMLGAISSDIFPVIILLVIASSIITPVLLKLSYNSKD; encoded by the coding sequence ATGAACAGCTCCAGATTTTTGCTTGACTTATCGTTTATACTTATAAGCACGAAGGCCCTTGGGCTTCTTTCCAGGAAGGTACATATGCCACAGGTGGTAGGAGCGCTGATTGCAGGGCTAATTCTAGGTCCTTCAGTGCTGGACGCCGTCATGGACACAGACTTCATAAAGCAGACGGCAGAACTTGGCGTCATACTGATTCTGTTCGCAGCAGGGCTGAAGGTGGACTTGTACAAAATAAAAAGTAGCGGAAAAACCGCGCTTTTAGTGGCTATGCTGGGAGTACTGTTTCCGATGGTTATGGGATTTATTGTATCGTATGTGTTTATGCTCGGATTGGACAGTGCTTCGATTATGAGGAATATATTCATAGGAACCATTCTGACAGCCACTTCGGTATCGATATCGGTAGAGACGCTGAAGGAAATGGGGAAACTTAAAAGCGAAGTTGGGACTGCCATAGTGACCGCCGCACTCATAGACGATGTGATAAGTATAGTGCTGCTTGCAGCTATATCTGGGTTTGCATCGGGCTCTAGCTCGTCAGGTCTTTGGAGTCTTATGGCCGGAGTTCTGGTCAAGATAGTGGCCTTCTTCGTTTTCTCCGGAATTGTAGGACTGGCCTTCCACAAGGTGTTTCAGACCTACTCGGACGGACTTTCCAAGAAGAGAAGATTCCCCATAATAGCGCTTTCATTCTGCTTTATGATGGCATTCATATCGGAGCATTTCTTCGGCATCGCTGATATAACGGGAGCTTTTATAGCTGGGGTTGTGTTCTTCAACACAGACCAGTCTGAATATATATACGAAAGAGTGGATGAGCTTTCATATCTATATCTTACTCCGGTCTTCTTTGCAAGCATAGGAATATCGAGCAACCTGAAGTCGATAGACTCGAAGATGATATACTTCGGGCTGATGCTTCTATTGATAGCAATCGTATCGAAGGTGATAGGGTGCGGACTGGGAGCGAAGATAAGCGGATTTTCAAATTCCGACTCTCTTAAAGTGGGAGTCGGTATGTCCGCCAGGAGCGAAGTGGCCCTTATAGTTGCCAACAGTGGCGTCATGCTAGGAGCCATAAGTTCTGATATATTTCCTGTGATAATACTCTTAGTTATAGCCAGCTCTATTATAACCCCGGTGTTACTGAAGTTATCTTACAACAGTAAAGACTGA
- a CDS encoding Rrf2 family transcriptional regulator, with protein MKLKNGFEQAVCIIALLATQDVSIPVSSQVINKMLEASPTYLRKIFRKLVVADLVKSVPGNNGGFTLSKSPEEISLRQVVESLEGPISTYPDTGLADKVFKNMQSGANLLPKPGDLVLKEAFLEADKLWLSALEQKSVKSLIQTALGLDYIPIVDWNETDTEGELLIRKVLNRINGNI; from the coding sequence ATGAAACTTAAAAATGGATTCGAGCAGGCTGTATGCATAATAGCACTTCTGGCCACTCAAGATGTGAGTATACCTGTGTCTTCGCAGGTGATAAATAAGATGCTGGAGGCCTCGCCTACATATCTCAGGAAGATATTCAGAAAGCTAGTTGTGGCGGATCTTGTGAAGTCTGTTCCTGGAAACAACGGAGGCTTCACTCTGTCTAAAAGTCCCGAGGAAATATCTCTGCGCCAAGTTGTAGAGTCTCTGGAGGGCCCTATAAGCACCTATCCAGACACTGGACTTGCAGACAAGGTCTTTAAGAATATGCAGTCTGGCGCCAACTTGCTTCCGAAGCCTGGCGATTTGGTGCTTAAGGAGGCTTTTCTGGAGGCAGACAAGCTCTGGCTGAGCGCCTTGGAGCAGAAAAGCGTAAAGAGCTTGATACAGACAGCGCTTGGACTCGACTATATTCCAATTGTAGACTGGAACGAAACAGATACAGAAGGCGAACTCTTGATCAGAAAGGTGTTGAATAGAATAAATGGGAACATTTAA